GTTAAAGGAATACCCTCCAGGATTAGGAGGCTTAAAGCCTTAAAGCTCCTAAAGCTCGTAGGGTTGGAGGAGAAGGCTGACCGTAAACCCACGGAGATGAGCGGCGGAGAGCAGCAGAGGGTTGCGATAGCGAGGGCCCTGATAAATGATCCGGCCATAGTCTTGGCGGATGAGCCCACCGGAAACTTGGACTCCAAGACGGGGGAGGAGATCATAAGCCTCTTAGGCAGGATAAACAGGGAGAACGGCGCGACGATAATCATGGTCACCCATAACCTGGAGCTCGCGAATAGAACCAATAGGATGATACGCTTGAGGGATGGTCTAATTGAGAAGGTTATTGAGCTCTCCTAGGAGGATCACGCCCCTAATAATGTTGCTCATAGCCTTGACCTCCATCTCCCAGCTCGCTGGGGGAGGGCATGGCCAGATAGCCCATCTGAAAGTGGAGTCCTCCGAGACCTCGCTCAAAGCGGGGTTCGACAACAACGTCACCTTAACCGTGTACAACGACTTTGAACCCATCTACGAGCTCGACGTTACCGTATCGTTCCCCGCATCGATGCAGGTCCCATCCTCCCCCAAAATCATAGGATTGAGCCACTGGAAGTTCAACAAGTTGAATAAGGGCGACCAGGTGAAGCTTTCAATCACCATATTCGTCCCGGATGAAGCTGCGGGAAACGCATATACAGCTAGCCTCATCCTAACCTATAGAAGACTGGGCTACATCTCCCCCTACACCGAGACCCACACCCTAGGCTTCTACGCTAAAGGATGGATCAAGATTATCATATACGACCTATCCGTGGATCCAAGCCCATCCTATCCAGGCGAACCCATATCCTTCACAGC
The window above is part of the Candidatus Bathyarchaeota archaeon genome. Proteins encoded here:
- a CDS encoding ABC transporter ATP-binding protein translates to MSKSLSAIEVVGLRKVYSVGSVRVPALRGVTFTVEKGKFVSIVGPSGCGKSTLLNMIGALDRPTQGKVVVDGVDITRLNDRRLARFRNSKIGFIFQTYNLINRTTVLRNVELPAIVKGIPSRIRRLKALKLLKLVGLEEKADRKPTEMSGGEQQRVAIARALINDPAIVLADEPTGNLDSKTGEEIISLLGRINRENGATIIMVTHNLELANRTNRMIRLRDGLIEKVIELS